A single Sporosarcina sp. FSL W8-0480 DNA region contains:
- a CDS encoding penicillin-binding transpeptidase domain-containing protein, whose product MVVGKLFHVQIIKHEWLKARAEENWDREIPFGALRGEINDRNGQLIVGNRLAPTLYFMPSQNKEPEKAAAAIASVIGMDKDKLLEKMTKKAYMVKLAPEGKNITQEQADEIAKLQIDGLYTGVDFVRNYPNGELLSRLIGFTGYDGNGLAGIEYAYDEILKGTGDKIRLYTDARTIPLPHVDDSFETGKNGASVELTIDLEMQKVVERELQQALEKFDATSAIGIVMNPKTGEILVLASMPSFDPANYQNADPSIYNRNLPVWMTFEPGSTFKIVTLAAGLEEGLIDLHNQHFNDPGFTMVANARLRCWKREGHGHQTFLEVVENSCNPGFIEIGRRLGGDKLDKYIRDFGFGESTGSGIAGEAKGILFSQKAFGPVEQATTAFGQGISVTPIQQVQAVAAAINGGYLYKPYIIKEIKNDKGETIQSFEPEMKRRVISEETSAKVREALESVVANGSGRNAFNDGLRVGGKTGTAQKVVNGTYSDGDYIVSFIGFAPADDPELLVYIAVDSPKNSIQFGGVIAAPIVGRIFEEIAPLAGIEKREGQIEKEYRWGDPLTHRAPDLTGMTKGMVGRQLHTYRIQWHGDGDVIKYQMPAPDSLIMVDDIIHVYTEEE is encoded by the coding sequence ATGGTCGTAGGAAAGCTCTTCCACGTCCAAATCATCAAACATGAATGGTTAAAGGCTCGTGCTGAAGAGAACTGGGATAGGGAAATCCCTTTTGGGGCATTAAGAGGAGAAATTAATGATCGGAATGGTCAATTGATAGTCGGTAACCGACTTGCACCGACACTTTATTTTATGCCATCCCAGAACAAAGAACCTGAAAAGGCGGCAGCGGCAATAGCAAGCGTCATCGGAATGGATAAAGATAAACTGCTTGAAAAGATGACTAAAAAAGCGTATATGGTCAAATTGGCTCCTGAAGGTAAGAACATCACCCAAGAGCAGGCCGATGAAATTGCGAAGTTGCAAATTGATGGACTCTATACTGGGGTGGATTTTGTAAGGAATTATCCGAATGGAGAATTATTATCAAGGCTCATTGGGTTCACTGGTTACGATGGTAATGGCCTTGCTGGAATCGAATATGCATATGATGAAATATTAAAAGGTACAGGCGATAAAATTCGGCTTTATACGGATGCGAGAACGATTCCCTTGCCCCATGTAGATGACAGTTTCGAAACGGGTAAAAATGGGGCGAGTGTTGAATTGACAATCGATCTTGAGATGCAAAAAGTTGTGGAGCGGGAATTGCAACAAGCATTGGAAAAATTTGATGCCACATCAGCAATAGGTATTGTCATGAATCCAAAAACGGGCGAAATTCTTGTCCTTGCCTCCATGCCATCTTTTGACCCGGCAAATTACCAAAATGCTGACCCTTCGATTTATAATCGAAACTTGCCTGTATGGATGACATTCGAACCCGGTTCTACATTTAAAATCGTGACACTTGCAGCTGGTCTTGAAGAAGGTCTAATCGATTTGCATAATCAGCATTTTAACGACCCTGGGTTTACAATGGTTGCGAATGCAAGGTTAAGATGTTGGAAAAGGGAAGGCCATGGTCATCAAACTTTCCTTGAGGTTGTAGAGAATTCATGTAACCCAGGTTTCATAGAAATTGGTAGGCGCCTTGGTGGCGATAAACTGGATAAATACATTAGGGATTTCGGTTTTGGGGAATCTACAGGTTCTGGTATCGCAGGTGAGGCAAAGGGGATATTATTCTCGCAAAAGGCATTTGGTCCAGTCGAACAGGCTACGACTGCATTCGGTCAAGGTATATCCGTAACGCCAATCCAACAAGTTCAAGCGGTAGCGGCAGCTATTAACGGAGGCTATTTGTATAAGCCGTATATTATTAAAGAAATCAAGAATGATAAAGGTGAGACCATACAGTCCTTTGAACCCGAGATGAAACGCCGTGTCATAAGTGAAGAAACATCGGCTAAAGTTCGAGAGGCACTTGAATCAGTTGTCGCAAATGGTTCAGGCCGGAATGCATTCAATGATGGTCTACGAGTCGGCGGAAAGACCGGGACGGCACAAAAGGTCGTGAATGGGACGTACAGCGATGGGGACTATATTGTATCTTTCATTGGATTTGCACCTGCTGACGACCCTGAACTCCTTGTCTATATTGCAGTTGATAGTCCTAAAAACTCAATTCAGTTCGGTGGTGTTATTGCTGCACCAATCGTCGGCCGGATTTTTGAAGAAATTGCACCTCTTGCTGGAATTGAAAAGAGGGAAGGGCAGATTGAAAAGGAATATCGCTGGGGTGATCCCTTAACACATCGAGCACCTGATTTGACAGGGATGACAAAAGGAATGGTAGGGCGCCAACTTCACACATATCGTATACAATGGCATGGTGATGGAGACGTGATAAAATATCAAATGCCTGCACCTGATTCTTTAATAATGGTGGATGATATCATCCACGTATATACTGAGGAAGAATAG
- the mraY gene encoding phospho-N-acetylmuramoyl-pentapeptide-transferase: MTLVTTITVITVSFILTALIGIAIIPLLRRLKFGQSIREEGPEAHKKKAGTPTMGGLIFLSSIIITMLVLSYIYEEVLTTQTIVLMIVLAGFGVIGFLDDFIIVVMKRNLGLTSKQKLFGQIVIAVLAYFLLRMGPFETTLLIPFTDFTIDIGVIYVAFLIFWLVGFSNAVNLTDGLDGLVAGTSTVAFAAFGVYGLIYEQHDIAMFAFVVAGAMLGFLLFNMKPAKVFMGDTGSLALGGVLAMLSILVKQELLLLIIGIVYVMETLSVMIQVTSFKLTGKRVFKMTPIHHHFELSGWSEWKIVIVFWGIAFLASIVPILWEVM, translated from the coding sequence ATGACACTCGTCACTACAATTACGGTAATCACCGTTTCATTTATACTAACAGCACTTATCGGGATCGCCATCATACCGTTGCTTAGAAGATTGAAGTTTGGGCAAAGCATCAGGGAAGAAGGACCAGAAGCCCATAAGAAAAAAGCAGGCACGCCCACTATGGGCGGCCTTATTTTCCTGAGTTCCATCATCATTACAATGCTTGTTCTTTCATACATATATGAAGAAGTTCTAACAACACAGACAATTGTATTGATGATTGTGCTTGCTGGATTCGGTGTTATCGGATTCCTGGACGATTTTATCATTGTCGTCATGAAACGGAACCTTGGTTTAACTTCCAAACAAAAGTTATTCGGGCAGATAGTAATCGCTGTTCTTGCCTACTTCCTATTAAGAATGGGACCTTTTGAAACAACACTTCTCATTCCATTTACGGATTTCACCATAGACATAGGCGTAATATACGTAGCATTCCTAATATTCTGGCTCGTAGGATTTTCGAATGCAGTCAATTTGACAGATGGTCTTGATGGACTCGTCGCTGGTACGTCAACTGTGGCTTTTGCAGCATTTGGTGTATATGGCCTTATTTATGAGCAACATGACATTGCGATGTTTGCATTTGTTGTTGCAGGTGCAATGTTAGGCTTTTTATTGTTCAATATGAAGCCGGCGAAAGTGTTTATGGGGGATACTGGTTCTTTGGCTTTAGGTGGAGTTCTTGCGATGCTTTCAATCCTTGTGAAACAAGAACTTCTACTTCTCATTATTGGGATTGTATACGTAATGGAAACCTTATCGGTTATGATCCAAGTAACAAGCTTTAAGCTGACAGGAAAAAGAGTGTTTAAAATGACCCCGATCCACCATCACTTCGAACTGTCGGGTTGGTCTGAGTGGAAGATTGTAATTGTATTTTGGGGAATTGCCTTCTTGGCTTCGATAGTGCCCATCTTATGGGAGGTGATGTAA
- the murD gene encoding UDP-N-acetylmuramoyl-L-alanine--D-glutamate ligase: protein MENRDQFKGKKVLVLGLAKSGFAAADLLHSLGAEVLVNDSSPEEGNKEALSLRSKGINVICGGHPEGILDCGFDFIVKNPGIPYKNQVLQQAINKGIPIWTEIELAYLISKAPIIAITGSNGKTTTTTLLYHILNIGGKKPLIAGNIGTVACTVAEAATDDEVIVMEVSSFQLTGTEKFRPRISVWTNLYEAHIDYHGTAEEYAMAKAKVTTNQTKDDFFIYNADQPELLPYVESTAATKIPFTLRGKAAEGISADDKMIYWQGEPFLERSIIKLLGQHNLENILAATASAILMNCDKEAIEDVLSSFTGVRHRMQFVKELKGRAFYNDSKATNTLATKSALSSFQAPVILLAGGLDRGHSFEELRPHMGRVKALIALGETGDRLIEFAKSCDVPYAKKAETMDDAVNEAFQISLEGDQILLSPACASWDQYPNFEKRGDAFIDAIEKL, encoded by the coding sequence GTGGAAAATCGGGATCAGTTTAAAGGAAAAAAAGTACTGGTGCTTGGTCTCGCCAAAAGTGGTTTTGCAGCAGCTGATTTGCTGCATTCCCTTGGTGCAGAGGTACTTGTTAATGATTCTTCACCTGAGGAAGGAAATAAGGAAGCCCTCTCCCTACGATCAAAAGGGATTAACGTGATTTGCGGTGGTCATCCCGAGGGGATATTGGATTGCGGCTTTGACTTCATCGTAAAAAATCCAGGGATCCCTTATAAGAATCAAGTACTTCAACAAGCCATAAATAAAGGTATACCGATTTGGACTGAAATCGAGTTGGCTTATCTTATAAGTAAAGCACCCATCATAGCAATTACTGGTTCAAATGGTAAGACTACAACTACAACCCTTCTCTATCATATTTTGAACATTGGCGGCAAGAAACCACTTATTGCAGGGAATATTGGTACTGTTGCATGTACAGTAGCTGAAGCGGCTACAGATGATGAGGTTATTGTCATGGAAGTTTCCTCGTTCCAACTAACAGGTACGGAAAAGTTCCGCCCAAGAATATCCGTTTGGACAAATTTATATGAAGCCCATATCGATTATCATGGAACTGCTGAAGAATATGCCATGGCCAAAGCGAAAGTAACAACAAACCAGACAAAAGACGATTTCTTCATTTACAACGCTGACCAACCAGAATTACTGCCGTATGTAGAGAGTACTGCTGCAACAAAGATTCCCTTTACGTTGAGAGGAAAAGCGGCAGAAGGCATCTCCGCAGATGATAAGATGATTTATTGGCAAGGTGAACCTTTTTTAGAGCGGTCAATTATAAAGCTTTTAGGTCAGCATAATTTAGAAAATATATTAGCTGCAACAGCCTCGGCAATCTTAATGAATTGTGACAAAGAAGCGATTGAGGATGTTTTAAGTTCATTCACGGGCGTTCGACATCGCATGCAATTCGTAAAAGAACTGAAGGGCCGAGCATTTTATAATGACTCCAAAGCTACAAATACATTAGCGACGAAAAGTGCACTTTCCTCTTTCCAAGCTCCTGTAATTTTATTAGCGGGTGGATTAGACAGAGGGCATTCTTTCGAAGAGCTTCGTCCTCATATGGGAAGGGTAAAGGCACTCATTGCATTGGGAGAAACCGGTGATCGACTAATCGAATTCGCCAAATCATGTGATGTTCCCTACGCTAAAAAAGCAGAAACGATGGATGATGCTGTCAATGAAGCTTTTCAAATCTCGTTGGAAGGCGATCAAATACTACTTTCACCTGCTTGCGCAAGCTGGGACCAGTATCCAAACTTCGAAAAACGCGGCGATGCATTTATCGACGCCATTGAAAAATTGTAA
- the ftsW gene encoding putative lipid II flippase FtsW, translating to MRSLDQKLKAAFVISAVSLSLIGLIFVHSAGSYWGQIHYADSSPFIVKQGIYMVISIFVALMLMKGKWTSNESFWSAFYYITIILLIAVIIPGIGAVRNGSQSWIALGPFSIQPAEFVKVALIGKLASSVKNTSGKSPFRLSHFVLILLPAGLIMLQPDLGSTVIMIVAAFVILFLAGYPLSFFAILGMTGIGAFVALIISAPYRIDRIKSYIDPWNDPLGKGFQGIQSLFAIAPGGLFGHGYGNSRQKYLYLPEPQNDFIFSIIAEETGFIGATFILLLFAVLLLSAFGMAIRTYDYKAFLITAGMASMIIFQTFLNVGVVSGLLPVTGVTLPFISYGGSSLLTTWMAVGTILHFAFYKKT from the coding sequence ATGCGTTCACTGGATCAGAAATTGAAAGCTGCCTTCGTCATTTCGGCAGTATCACTGTCACTCATCGGCCTAATTTTTGTCCATTCTGCTGGTTCATATTGGGGACAAATCCACTACGCGGATTCATCCCCATTCATCGTAAAACAGGGTATATATATGGTAATATCAATCTTTGTGGCCCTCATGTTGATGAAAGGGAAATGGACGTCCAATGAATCGTTTTGGTCTGCATTTTATTACATAACCATCATTCTTTTAATCGCTGTCATAATTCCTGGAATTGGAGCGGTTCGAAACGGTTCTCAAAGCTGGATAGCCCTTGGTCCATTCAGCATTCAACCCGCAGAATTTGTCAAGGTTGCCCTTATTGGAAAACTTGCTTCAAGTGTTAAAAACACTTCAGGAAAAAGTCCATTTCGGTTGAGTCATTTTGTATTAATCCTACTTCCAGCAGGTTTGATCATGTTGCAACCGGATTTAGGCTCAACTGTGATAATGATTGTTGCAGCATTTGTAATTCTGTTCCTTGCAGGCTATCCATTATCCTTTTTCGCAATTCTTGGTATGACCGGAATCGGTGCTTTTGTGGCTTTGATCATTTCGGCACCATACCGGATCGACCGTATTAAATCTTATATAGACCCATGGAATGATCCCCTTGGAAAAGGGTTTCAAGGAATCCAATCGTTGTTTGCAATTGCACCAGGCGGATTATTTGGCCATGGGTATGGCAATAGCCGGCAAAAGTACCTATACCTGCCAGAACCTCAAAATGATTTCATCTTTTCGATAATTGCAGAGGAGACAGGTTTTATTGGAGCAACATTCATTCTGTTGTTATTTGCAGTGCTACTTTTATCAGCCTTCGGAATGGCAATCCGCACATATGATTACAAAGCGTTTTTAATAACTGCAGGAATGGCTTCCATGATAATTTTTCAAACATTCCTTAACGTTGGTGTCGTTTCCGGTTTATTACCGGTAACCGGAGTAACTTTACCGTTTATTAGTTATGGCGGATCATCCTTGCTTACAACATGGATGGCGGTAGGAACTATTTTACACTTTGCGTTTTATAAAAAAACTTAG
- a CDS encoding FtsQ-type POTRA domain-containing protein, with translation MDKVIDIEERIPSMREKRRRKTNKKFIFIIAVFCIALLVLLYFQSPLSKVGSIEIHGAILYDEEFYFEKSGVPIGSPYWGFDTKEIEKELLKIEGVSKVSVSRKLISDIDISITELKMVAYMENDGKFDLLLENGDIISSDINYPNVPILNHLDKPDIRKKLTHQLMKMDKDVLHLISEIIYTGTEDYPDTITAYMDDGYEVHAIIPTFAEKMEFYPEITSQLEGMEKGIIDMEVGTYFSPFNKVYGIEKELIIEGDEEGEGDVDGEENE, from the coding sequence ATGGATAAAGTGATTGACATCGAAGAACGAATACCGTCCATGCGTGAAAAACGGCGAAGGAAAACAAATAAAAAGTTCATTTTCATTATTGCCGTATTTTGCATAGCCCTTCTTGTGCTTCTCTATTTCCAATCACCGCTTAGTAAAGTGGGGTCGATTGAGATCCACGGAGCGATACTGTATGATGAAGAGTTTTACTTCGAAAAGAGTGGTGTCCCTATAGGTAGTCCTTATTGGGGATTCGACACAAAAGAAATTGAAAAAGAACTTTTGAAAATTGAAGGCGTCAGTAAAGTATCCGTTTCAAGGAAGCTGATTAGTGATATTGACATTTCCATTACAGAGTTGAAGATGGTTGCCTACATGGAGAACGATGGAAAATTTGATTTGTTGTTAGAGAATGGTGACATTATTTCAAGTGATATCAATTATCCGAATGTCCCGATATTAAATCATTTGGACAAGCCTGACATAAGGAAAAAGCTAACTCATCAACTTATGAAGATGGACAAGGACGTACTGCACTTAATATCTGAAATTATCTATACAGGAACAGAGGACTATCCTGATACAATAACTGCCTATATGGATGATGGATATGAAGTCCATGCTATTATTCCAACCTTTGCGGAGAAAATGGAGTTTTATCCAGAAATTACTTCTCAATTAGAAGGCATGGAAAAAGGTATAATCGATATGGAAGTCGGTACATATTTTTCCCCCTTTAACAAAGTTTACGGAATTGAGAAGGAATTAATAATAGAGGGAGATGAAGAAGGAGAAGGTGATGTAGATGGCGAAGAAAATGAGTAA
- a CDS encoding DUF881 domain-containing protein has protein sequence MAKKMSKENKKKGRYILYSLVFLVLGFIFAFSYRTLGKDSRETSPSPTFQEEEQYRADLIVQKERNKELSEEIRSKQAVIREFEQSFSENEENHAVLVEEAKDLRLLLGVIPAVGSGVRVTLKDGDYDPIEQNPNDYIVHESHVLRVVNELKISGAQGIAINGQRISSNSYIKCTGPVIQIDGRTLPAPFVVEAIGDADILTSSLNLGGGVVDSLVHDNIEVTLEQVKALKLPALRDES, from the coding sequence ATGGCGAAGAAAATGAGTAAGGAAAATAAAAAGAAAGGCCGTTATATTTTGTATTCCCTTGTCTTTTTAGTCCTTGGCTTTATTTTCGCATTTTCTTACCGTACATTAGGTAAGGACAGTCGTGAAACATCCCCATCGCCTACATTTCAAGAGGAAGAACAATATCGTGCAGATTTAATTGTTCAAAAGGAAAGAAATAAGGAACTTTCAGAAGAAATTCGGTCCAAACAAGCAGTAATCCGAGAATTTGAACAATCATTCTCTGAAAACGAAGAGAATCACGCAGTGCTTGTAGAAGAAGCAAAGGATCTTCGTTTACTATTAGGGGTCATTCCGGCAGTTGGATCCGGAGTCCGTGTTACATTGAAAGACGGGGATTATGATCCGATTGAACAAAATCCAAACGACTATATTGTGCATGAAAGTCATGTGCTTCGTGTTGTCAATGAATTAAAAATATCTGGTGCACAAGGAATTGCCATCAATGGCCAAAGGATATCTTCAAATTCATATATAAAATGCACGGGGCCAGTTATTCAAATTGACGGTCGAACTTTACCCGCACCCTTTGTAGTCGAAGCAATTGGTGATGCGGATATATTAACTTCATCCTTAAATCTTGGCGGAGGGGTTGTTGATAGCCTTGTACATGACAATATCGAGGTAACCCTTGAACAAGTGAAGGCGCTCAAATTACCTGCATTGAGGGATGAATCGTAA
- a CDS encoding DUF881 domain-containing protein, with amino-acid sequence MNRAINWKFTLVLLLIGFMIAVQYNSVKNPKTRDTRDIWAIRQELAEEKKLHSELLSEIRDLDKTISTYKSLSESSAGQALNETVEKLNRKAGTTDITGPGIIIEINPSPESVAYGIPITSISSDLLTRFVNEVNRFKGIAMEIDGKRYTVMSSIRVINGYTSVNGLNVSTPPFKIKIISPTMSDSEKLYNYLLASTIRDDFYLDNLVLDINQPMNDVSIRGWPEKFENLYLQELPKGE; translated from the coding sequence ATGAATAGGGCAATCAATTGGAAATTCACTTTAGTCCTTCTGTTAATCGGTTTCATGATTGCCGTTCAGTATAATTCAGTGAAAAATCCTAAGACACGTGATACGAGGGATATATGGGCAATTCGACAAGAATTGGCAGAGGAAAAGAAACTTCATTCAGAGCTTTTATCGGAAATCAGGGACTTGGACAAAACAATATCAACTTATAAGTCACTGAGTGAGTCCAGCGCTGGACAAGCCTTGAATGAAACTGTGGAAAAACTAAACCGCAAAGCGGGGACAACGGACATTACCGGACCAGGTATTATTATTGAAATCAATCCATCACCTGAAAGTGTAGCGTATGGAATACCAATCACGAGTATTTCATCAGATTTATTGACACGTTTTGTCAACGAGGTGAATCGGTTTAAAGGAATCGCCATGGAGATTGACGGTAAGCGGTATACAGTGATGAGCTCGATAAGGGTCATAAATGGCTATACATCCGTAAATGGACTCAATGTTTCAACACCCCCATTCAAGATCAAGATTATTTCACCTACTATGTCCGACAGTGAAAAGCTTTATAATTATTTATTGGCCTCAACCATTCGTGATGATTTTTATCTTGATAATTTAGTGTTAGATATTAATCAGCCAATGAATGATGTAAGCATTCGCGGATGGCCTGAAAAATTTGAAAATCTGTATTTGCAGGAGCTGCCGAAAGGGGAATAA
- a CDS encoding small basic family protein — protein sequence MWLPLLGLILGVSLGLLSDIQIPQLYSNYLSIAVLAALDTLFGGIRAHLQQIYDDKVFISGFFFNIALAAGLAFLGVHLGVDLYLAAVFAFGVRLFQNIAVIRRILLTKWSERGKVSEKKFQE from the coding sequence ATGTGGTTGCCGTTGCTTGGCTTAATACTTGGAGTTTCGCTTGGTCTGTTATCAGATATTCAAATTCCACAACTTTATAGCAATTATTTATCAATCGCCGTATTAGCTGCACTGGATACATTATTTGGCGGAATACGGGCGCATCTGCAACAAATTTATGATGATAAGGTATTCATTTCGGGTTTTTTCTTTAATATAGCCCTTGCTGCCGGATTAGCTTTCCTTGGAGTGCATCTTGGAGTGGATTTATATTTGGCGGCAGTATTCGCGTTCGGGGTACGACTTTTCCAGAATATCGCAGTCATAAGAAGGATTTTACTAACAAAATGGTCTGAACGAGGAAAGGTTTCTGAAAAGAAATTTCAGGAATGA
- the ftsA gene encoding cell division protein FtsA: MNQSTTYVSLDIGSSSVKVLIGEVDSGSLHVIGVGNVQSAGIRKGTIIDIDATVQSIRKAVEQAERMTGMQIREVILGVPANGVHLQDVKGVVAVNSENREITDDDLSRVMKSAQVMSVPPDREIVNIIPKQFIVDDYDEIKDPRGMIGVRLELDGTLITTSKTLVHNILRCVERAGLVIREIYLQPLAAGTFALTEDEMNHGTAFIDIGGGSTTIAVFGDNRFVSTAVIPVGGDHITKDLSIILKTPTEQARKIKHQFGHAFYDDASDDELFEVPVIGADSKDQYSQRYISEIIGVRLEELFELVLEEFYRMGIRDLPGGVVLTGGTTKMEGILQLARHVLKTRVRIHTPEYIGVREPMYSTAVGLIRYANMEDSYFGISAESQAAAAHSDMDYPTATKKKATVQNKEKKSSLMSKTKKFFDGFFE, translated from the coding sequence TTGAATCAATCAACAACATATGTATCACTTGATATAGGATCTTCGTCAGTCAAAGTGCTGATTGGCGAAGTGGATAGCGGCTCCCTCCATGTGATTGGAGTTGGCAACGTCCAATCAGCCGGAATTCGAAAAGGGACGATAATCGATATAGATGCGACCGTCCAGTCAATCCGAAAAGCGGTAGAACAAGCAGAGCGGATGACGGGCATGCAAATTCGAGAAGTTATTTTAGGTGTTCCTGCTAATGGCGTTCATTTACAGGATGTCAAAGGTGTGGTTGCCGTGAATTCGGAGAATAGGGAAATAACCGATGACGATCTGAGTCGAGTTATGAAATCCGCCCAAGTCATGTCAGTTCCCCCGGATCGGGAAATCGTTAATATTATCCCAAAACAATTTATTGTCGACGACTATGATGAAATTAAAGACCCACGTGGGATGATAGGCGTTCGTCTTGAGTTGGACGGTACACTTATCACCACTTCCAAAACATTGGTGCATAATATTTTACGATGCGTTGAAAGAGCTGGGCTGGTAATTCGTGAAATCTATCTCCAACCTTTGGCAGCAGGTACATTTGCTTTAACAGAAGACGAGATGAATCACGGTACGGCATTCATTGATATTGGTGGGGGCTCGACAACTATTGCCGTTTTCGGGGATAATCGTTTCGTTTCTACTGCAGTAATTCCAGTCGGTGGAGACCATATAACAAAAGATTTGTCCATTATTTTAAAAACTCCTACTGAGCAAGCAAGGAAGATTAAACATCAATTTGGACATGCCTTTTATGATGATGCATCAGATGATGAGCTTTTTGAAGTTCCTGTCATCGGTGCCGATTCAAAAGATCAATATAGTCAACGATACATATCGGAAATCATTGGTGTCCGATTGGAAGAACTATTTGAGTTGGTGTTGGAAGAATTTTACCGAATGGGTATCCGAGATTTGCCTGGCGGAGTCGTATTGACTGGCGGAACTACCAAGATGGAGGGCATCCTCCAACTTGCAAGGCATGTATTGAAGACAAGGGTCCGCATTCATACACCTGAATATATAGGTGTTCGCGAACCAATGTATTCGACGGCTGTGGGTCTAATCCGTTATGCTAATATGGAAGATTCCTATTTTGGTATTTCAGCAGAATCTCAAGCTGCAGCAGCCCATAGTGATATGGATTACCCAACAGCCACGAAAAAGAAGGCTACAGTACAGAATAAAGAGAAGAAATCAAGCTTAATGAGCAAGACTAAGAAATTTTTTGATGGATTTTTTGAATGA
- the ftsZ gene encoding cell division protein FtsZ: MLDFDTNIDALAVIKVIGVGGGGNNAVNRMIEHGVQGVEFIAVNTDAQALNLSQAEVKLQIGAKLTRGLGAGANPEVGKKAAEESREQIEEALRGADMVFVTAGMGGGTGTGAAPVIAQVAKDLGALTVGVVTRPFTFEGRKRQTQAIGGISAMKESVDTLIVIPNDKLLEIVDKNTPMLEAFREADNVLRQGVQGISDLIAVPGLINLDFADVKTIMSNKGSALMGIGMSTGENRAAEAAKKAISSPLLETSIDGAKGVLMNITGGSNLSLFEVQEAADIVASASDEDVNMIFGSVINDNLKDEIVVTVIATGFNEEQLSPSKASRNPGFGATRQREQQPVTTSHSRREEQQYHQPEIGRQQQSNQQDDALDIPTFLRNRQRR; this comes from the coding sequence ATGCTGGATTTTGATACGAATATTGATGCACTTGCAGTTATTAAGGTGATTGGTGTCGGTGGTGGCGGAAACAATGCTGTCAATAGAATGATCGAACATGGAGTACAAGGCGTTGAGTTCATAGCGGTAAACACTGATGCGCAAGCATTAAATTTATCTCAAGCTGAAGTGAAATTGCAGATTGGTGCAAAATTGACTCGGGGACTTGGTGCCGGAGCGAATCCTGAAGTAGGTAAGAAGGCGGCAGAAGAAAGCCGTGAGCAAATTGAAGAAGCACTTCGCGGTGCAGATATGGTTTTTGTAACAGCAGGAATGGGAGGCGGAACTGGTACTGGTGCAGCTCCTGTCATCGCCCAAGTGGCAAAGGATCTTGGTGCATTAACGGTTGGTGTTGTTACACGTCCATTCACGTTTGAAGGCCGAAAACGACAAACACAAGCAATCGGCGGAATCTCTGCAATGAAAGAATCGGTCGATACGTTAATCGTCATTCCAAATGATAAGCTACTTGAAATTGTAGATAAAAACACACCAATGTTAGAAGCTTTCCGTGAAGCTGACAATGTACTTCGACAAGGTGTACAAGGTATTTCGGATTTAATCGCTGTTCCTGGTCTTATCAATCTGGATTTCGCCGACGTGAAAACAATCATGTCGAATAAAGGATCTGCACTTATGGGTATCGGTATGTCCACTGGTGAAAACCGTGCTGCAGAAGCTGCGAAAAAAGCGATTTCCAGCCCGCTTTTGGAAACATCTATCGATGGAGCTAAAGGCGTATTGATGAACATTACGGGTGGTTCCAATTTAAGCTTGTTTGAAGTTCAAGAGGCTGCTGATATCGTGGCATCCGCTTCTGACGAAGATGTGAATATGATCTTCGGTTCCGTCATCAATGATAATCTGAAAGACGAAATCGTAGTTACCGTAATCGCTACAGGATTCAACGAAGAGCAATTAAGCCCTTCGAAAGCTTCAAGAAACCCAGGCTTCGGTGCAACTCGTCAACGTGAACAGCAACCAGTAACAACTTCCCATTCACGTAGAGAAGAACAACAATACCATCAGCCCGAGATTGGGAGACAGCAACAAAGCAATCAGCAAGACGATGCATTGGACATCCCAACATTCCTACGTAATCGTCAAAGAAGATAA